Proteins co-encoded in one Candidatus Bathyarchaeota archaeon genomic window:
- a CDS encoding peptidylprolyl isomerase, whose translation MHTSMGDITIALRNDMPITTGNFINLVKQGVYNGTIFHRVIADFMIQGGDPTGTGYGDPSIPTIQDEFTSNNHNYNGTIAMANTGDPNTGSSQFFINVKYNSHLDTKHPVFGKVISGMDVVMAISKVQTNSADKPLQDVTLISATILP comes from the coding sequence TTGCACACAAGCATGGGCGACATAACCATCGCATTGCGAAATGATATGCCCATAACTACAGGCAACTTCATCAACCTTGTCAAGCAAGGAGTTTACAACGGCACAATATTCCACCGAGTAATAGCTGACTTTATGATTCAAGGTGGCGACCCGACAGGAACAGGATACGGCGACCCATCAATTCCAACAATACAGGACGAGTTTACAAGCAACAACCATAACTACAATGGAACAATAGCGATGGCAAACACGGGGGACCCAAACACTGGAAGTAGCCAATTCTTCATCAACGTCAAATACAACAGCCACCTTGACACTAAGCATCCAGTCTTCGGAAAAGTCATATCAGGAATGGATGTTGTCATGGCGATTTCAAAAGTGCAGACTAATTCAGCTGATAAACCGTTGCAAGACGTTACCTTAATTAGTGCAACAATCTTGCCCTAA
- a CDS encoding glycosidase produces MKRFEHNPILKPIKENAWESEAVFNAAAVYSNGLVHLLYRAIGNDHVSRIGYATSTDGCTIKERFDVPVFNPVNHAERDGCEDPRLTIIGDECLMAYTAFRNHDYPIIFQISLTSISMNDFLNRKWDWKERILPFPGIRNKDAVILPGKVDGKYVMFHRIEPSICVAYSEDLKKWHGFKSIMEPRDKMWDSLKIGAAGTPIELNEGYLFIYHGVDEAKRYSLGAALLDKSNPEKVLYRSDKPILTPCEGYECVGTVPNVVFSCGNVQLDDKVIVYYGGADSVLCGAIYELNELLPRK; encoded by the coding sequence ATGAAACGATTTGAACATAATCCCATATTAAAACCAATCAAAGAGAACGCTTGGGAATCCGAAGCAGTGTTTAACGCTGCTGCTGTTTATAGCAACGGGCTAGTACATCTGTTATACCGCGCCATCGGTAACGACCACGTTTCAAGGATAGGCTACGCAACATCAACCGATGGATGCACCATCAAAGAACGGTTCGATGTGCCAGTTTTTAACCCAGTAAACCATGCTGAAAGAGACGGTTGCGAAGACCCGCGCCTTACAATAATCGGCGACGAGTGCTTGATGGCTTATACAGCATTCCGAAACCACGATTACCCTATCATATTCCAAATCTCACTAACATCCATCAGCATGAACGATTTTCTCAACCGTAAATGGGACTGGAAAGAGCGCATTCTGCCGTTTCCAGGAATCCGCAATAAAGATGCTGTCATTCTGCCTGGAAAAGTTGATGGCAAATATGTTATGTTCCACCGCATTGAACCGAGCATATGCGTAGCTTATTCGGAAGACCTCAAAAAATGGCATGGCTTTAAATCAATCATGGAGCCTCGGGATAAAATGTGGGATAGCCTAAAAATCGGTGCTGCTGGTACACCCATCGAACTCAACGAGGGTTACCTATTCATTTATCACGGCGTCGATGAGGCAAAGCGCTATTCGCTCGGTGCAGCCTTACTGGATAAGAGCAATCCAGAAAAAGTTCTCTACCGCTCAGATAAACCCATACTTACTCCTTGTGAAGGCTACGAATGCGTCGGTACTGTGCCTAACGTCGTGTTCAGTTGTGGAAACGTGCAGTTAGACGACAAAGTCATAGTTTACTACGGCGGCGCTGACAGTGTTCTTTGCGGAGCAATCTATGAACTAAACGAGTTGCTTCCAAGAAAATAA
- a CDS encoding glycosyltransferase family 4 protein: protein MAKYILGTPPLTTVKEVAYVSTFPPRKCGIATFTSDLVNSISQFNRLRDQMVISIDGRRLFKSLNGGGQHRIGRDSREDYALTANFLNHTAINVVNIQHEFGIFGGESGEYICDFLDRVKKPVATTLHTVLPSFEKKTKEVFHKIIDRSAAIVVLNKTTRSLLKQYGVPQRKVKLIPHGCPDFPLVPSVKVKPVLGLQNHVVLCTFGLLSKGKGIEYVIDALPKILKREPRIVYYVLGVTHPQVKRAEGEAYRNMLMRRAKELGLRGHVKFLNRFLSKPELFTYLQATDVYITPYLSRNQVSSGTLSYALAAGKAVVSTPYLHAKEALGEGRGLFCNFNDADSIADQVTEIIDNKHLRKSLEHKAYKYSRKFTWPLVAKKYLKLFDELTKRSWEEMCCATSAYKA, encoded by the coding sequence GTGGCAAAGTATATTCTAGGCACCCCTCCATTGACAACCGTCAAAGAAGTTGCTTATGTGAGCACTTTTCCGCCTAGAAAGTGCGGAATAGCAACTTTCACGTCCGATTTGGTTAATTCTATTAGTCAATTTAACAGGCTGAGAGATCAAATGGTTATCTCTATTGATGGTCGTCGTCTGTTTAAATCGTTGAACGGTGGGGGGCAACACCGCATTGGTCGGGACTCCAGAGAAGATTACGCTTTAACAGCGAATTTTCTTAATCATACAGCCATCAACGTGGTTAACATCCAACATGAATTTGGAATTTTCGGCGGCGAATCAGGCGAATACATTTGTGATTTTCTTGATAGGGTAAAGAAACCCGTGGCGACAACTCTGCATACCGTTCTGCCAAGTTTTGAGAAAAAGACAAAAGAAGTTTTTCACAAAATAATTGACCGAAGCGCGGCTATTGTAGTTTTAAATAAAACAACGCGTTCACTGCTCAAGCAATATGGTGTTCCGCAAAGAAAAGTGAAGTTGATTCCGCATGGGTGCCCTGATTTTCCGCTTGTTCCCAGCGTAAAAGTGAAGCCTGTTTTAGGCTTACAGAATCATGTGGTCCTGTGCACTTTTGGGTTGTTAAGTAAAGGTAAAGGTATCGAGTACGTCATTGATGCTCTTCCGAAAATTCTCAAAAGAGAACCGCGCATAGTGTATTATGTCCTTGGGGTTACGCATCCTCAAGTTAAAAGAGCCGAGGGCGAAGCCTACCGCAACATGTTGATGAGGAGGGCTAAAGAGCTTGGGCTCCGTGGGCACGTGAAATTCTTGAATCGTTTCCTTTCCAAGCCTGAGCTTTTTACTTACTTGCAAGCGACAGACGTGTACATAACGCCGTATCTTTCTCGCAACCAAGTCAGCAGCGGCACATTATCTTACGCTTTGGCTGCGGGGAAAGCTGTTGTTTCTACACCGTACCTTCACGCAAAAGAAGCGTTGGGCGAGGGACGAGGGCTCTTTTGCAATTTTAACGATGCCGATTCCATAGCTGACCAAGTTACAGAAATAATCGATAATAAGCATCTCAGAAAATCTCTTGAGCACAAAGCCTACAAATACAGCAGAAAGTTCACGTGGCCTTTAGTTGCTAAAAAATACCTCAAACTCTTTGATGAATTAACCAAGCGGTCTTGGGAGGAAATGTGCTGTGCAACTTCCGCCTATAAAGCTTGA
- a CDS encoding thymidylate synthase, whose translation MKHVKVSAFDCPDAWFKALNAIWREGDPFQVGYGSEATDTKKLNLSIEIAHPENRPLVSDKAPCDMKYVQWYALTYLWCGEGKQDETYTYGSRLREPVDQVEQAIKNYVKEQRDRQVTMVVRLPEDIYKVNLKTGEKHEPPCLSLIDTEILDNKMHLTCYFRSWDAYAGLPANIAGLQLFNEAFVAEINERANLSLETGKLVFHSKNCHIYQRLFPLVKELLEPKQGSKDLPASFTVRHKS comes from the coding sequence GTGAAGCATGTTAAGGTTAGCGCGTTTGATTGCCCTGATGCATGGTTTAAAGCGTTAAACGCGATTTGGCGAGAAGGCGACCCTTTCCAAGTGGGTTACGGTTCAGAAGCCACCGATACCAAAAAGCTGAATTTATCCATCGAGATTGCTCATCCTGAAAACCGTCCGCTCGTCAGCGACAAAGCCCCTTGCGACATGAAGTACGTACAGTGGTACGCGCTCACGTATCTTTGGTGCGGAGAGGGCAAGCAGGATGAAACCTACACTTACGGTAGCCGACTCCGTGAACCAGTTGACCAAGTTGAACAAGCAATTAAAAATTATGTGAAGGAGCAGCGGGACAGGCAAGTGACTATGGTGGTTAGGCTTCCAGAGGACATCTACAAGGTCAACCTAAAAACGGGCGAGAAGCATGAACCGCCATGCCTAAGCCTGATTGATACGGAAATCCTCGACAACAAAATGCACCTAACCTGCTACTTCCGCAGTTGGGACGCTTACGCTGGTCTGCCAGCCAACATCGCGGGGCTACAACTTTTCAATGAGGCGTTTGTGGCGGAAATCAACGAGCGCGCAAACCTTAGTTTAGAGACGGGTAAGCTTGTTTTTCACTCTAAAAACTGCCATATCTACCAGCGGTTATTTCCTCTTGTTAAAGAGCTCCTTGAGCCAAAACAAGGTTCAAAAGACTTGCCCGCTTCATTCACAGTCAGACACAAGTCATAG
- a CDS encoding DUF2096 domain-containing protein, with product MGHNLATWKTLEDLMIELRKKGVSVPSNVVEDLRAARSMIKLTSMEDSRGEVFQKAEEYLANVEAYLITEAQKVFGSEKTDEWFKRLEEASAQVCEELKEEDKFITGVPRDQKWIRVEPIDNLPAERIQQIAKEHNLGVKPQNNGRLVVFGQPEDIKQFLKAMAPQKTS from the coding sequence ATGGGTCACAATTTGGCAACATGGAAAACACTTGAAGATTTAATGATTGAACTGCGAAAGAAAGGCGTCAGTGTTCCCTCAAATGTGGTTGAGGATTTGAGGGCGGCTAGGTCCATGATTAAACTAACATCCATGGAGGACAGCCGAGGCGAGGTTTTCCAGAAAGCTGAAGAGTATCTTGCAAACGTTGAAGCTTACCTCATAACTGAAGCACAGAAAGTCTTCGGTTCCGAAAAGACGGATGAGTGGTTCAAACGTTTAGAGGAAGCCAGTGCCCAAGTTTGTGAAGAGCTAAAAGAGGAAGACAAGTTCATCACTGGTGTTCCAAGAGACCAAAAATGGATTCGTGTGGAACCCATCGACAACCTGCCTGCGGAGCGGATACAGCAAATCGCTAAAGAACACAACCTTGGCGTTAAGCCACAAAATAATGGTCGGCTGGTGGTTTTCGGTCAACCTGAAGATATTAAACAGTTTCTCAAGGCGATGGCACCGCAAAAAACCAGCTAA
- a CDS encoding four-helix bundle copper-binding protein gives MSDFSIHEENKVDSPQAESRDMTSVDKDYITEDATESEDTEERWGAEKQSPVAGRISGTMEELERIQSAETMTIDEVRECLRDSLDCYQTCTETTAKCLRMGGKHAEHKHLNLLMDCARICNINADFMLRNSIYYPQTCGITADICDECADACDRFDDDFMKKCASVCRRCAESCREMAR, from the coding sequence GTGTCTGATTTCTCCATTCATGAAGAAAATAAAGTTGATTCACCTCAGGCTGAGTCAAGAGACATGACAAGCGTAGATAAAGATTACATTACTGAAGATGCAACAGAAAGCGAAGATACAGAGGAAAGATGGGGCGCAGAGAAACAGTCGCCAGTAGCAGGCAGAATTTCTGGAACAATGGAGGAACTGGAAAGAATTCAAAGTGCAGAAACGATGACTATCGATGAGGTGCGTGAGTGTTTGAGGGATTCTTTGGATTGCTACCAGACATGCACAGAAACTACCGCAAAATGTTTGAGGATGGGCGGCAAGCATGCGGAACATAAGCATCTGAATCTTCTCATGGACTGCGCTAGAATCTGTAACATAAATGCTGATTTTATGCTAAGAAACTCAATCTATTACCCACAAACATGCGGTATAACCGCTGATATCTGCGACGAATGCGCTGATGCTTGCGATAGGTTTGATGACGACTTCATGAAGAAATGCGCAAGCGTTTGTAGACGTTGCGCTGAATCATGCAGGGAAATGGCCAGATAG
- a CDS encoding DUF438 domain-containing protein — MNFSVLERNKSLTISVISKEGNVILPADKKAQIKEAIRQLHAGVPPEEVKEKFRDVFEGTDSLEIAKIEEELAKEGMKREEMRKLCDVHLAIFREQIEKQHPDLKPSQPISILMEEHKIMTKMSEDLLKIANKILRVNDIRYVKEDIHQVEHLISDFTDAEKHYLREENVLFPALEKHGITEPPAVMWMEHDQIREAKKKLRAAIKGSDPANFENSKQQLWDSAKELGNLLPSHFYKENNILFPAALSIITEQEWREIREEFDAIGYCCFTPPELTVPPKEEKALVQAQLQAPEGTVPFDFGSLNHTQLNALLNTLPVEITFIDQNDTVQYFNKPEKMIFVRTKSVIGRKVQNCHPAKSLDTVTRIVDSFKSGKKNVAEFWINLNGRVIFIRFFAVRDAEGKYLGTVEVVQDVTDIQKLQGEKRLLDWQD; from the coding sequence ATGAATTTTTCGGTTTTGGAAAGAAATAAATCCCTCACTATTTCTGTAATTAGCAAAGAGGGAAACGTGATTTTGCCAGCGGATAAAAAAGCGCAAATTAAAGAGGCAATACGCCAGTTGCATGCGGGTGTGCCTCCTGAAGAGGTCAAAGAAAAATTCCGAGACGTTTTCGAAGGCACCGATTCATTAGAAATCGCTAAAATCGAGGAAGAGCTGGCTAAGGAAGGCATGAAACGAGAGGAAATGCGCAAGCTCTGCGATGTTCACTTAGCCATCTTTAGAGAACAAATCGAAAAGCAACATCCTGACCTCAAGCCTAGCCAGCCGATTAGCATTCTTATGGAAGAGCACAAAATCATGACCAAAATGTCTGAAGACCTCCTGAAAATAGCAAACAAGATACTCAGAGTCAACGACATACGCTACGTTAAAGAGGACATTCACCAAGTAGAACACTTAATCAGCGACTTCACCGACGCAGAGAAACATTATCTGCGTGAAGAAAACGTGCTTTTCCCAGCGCTGGAAAAACACGGCATCACTGAGCCGCCAGCCGTAATGTGGATGGAGCATGACCAAATAAGAGAAGCAAAAAAGAAACTGCGAGCCGCAATCAAAGGCTCAGACCCAGCTAACTTTGAGAATTCCAAGCAGCAATTATGGGATTCTGCCAAGGAACTCGGCAACCTGCTACCCAGCCACTTCTACAAGGAAAACAACATCCTATTCCCAGCCGCTCTCAGCATAATTACTGAGCAGGAATGGCGAGAAATCCGCGAAGAATTCGACGCGATAGGCTACTGCTGCTTTACGCCACCAGAATTAACAGTGCCGCCTAAGGAAGAAAAAGCCCTTGTTCAAGCGCAACTGCAGGCACCAGAAGGCACCGTGCCGTTTGATTTCGGAAGCCTAAACCACACGCAACTAAACGCATTACTAAACACGTTACCCGTGGAAATAACCTTCATCGACCAAAACGACACTGTACAGTACTTTAATAAGCCAGAGAAAATGATTTTTGTACGCACAAAATCAGTTATTGGCAGAAAAGTGCAAAACTGTCACCCAGCAAAAAGCCTTGACACCGTAACCAGAATAGTGGACTCCTTTAAATCAGGCAAGAAGAACGTGGCTGAATTCTGGATAAACCTTAACGGACGAGTTATTTTTATCCGCTTCTTTGCAGTCCGCGACGCTGAGGGCAAGTATTTGGGCACCGTGGAAGTTGTGCAGGATGTGACTGACATCCAGAAGTTGCAGGGTGAAAAGCGGCTTTTAGACTGGCAAGATTAA
- a CDS encoding hemerythrin domain-containing protein, which translates to METELEKEVDKEKQKLKENATIYDLLKLEHKDVKKLFKQIVENESYQDNVYSQIKKALTLHMEGEEKLLYPRLENDEETRSSILEAYEEHDVAKKVMNDIEDSSDNDARVAKVKVLSDVVDHHVEEEEGELFKKARKILSTDDEREIARKFMDEKMAKM; encoded by the coding sequence ATGGAAACTGAACTTGAAAAAGAAGTGGACAAAGAAAAGCAAAAGCTCAAGGAGAACGCTACAATCTACGACTTGCTTAAACTGGAGCATAAGGACGTTAAGAAGCTCTTCAAGCAGATTGTTGAGAATGAGAGTTATCAAGATAACGTCTACAGTCAAATCAAGAAGGCACTAACGTTGCACATGGAAGGCGAAGAAAAACTGCTGTATCCACGGCTTGAGAACGATGAAGAAACGCGCTCAAGTATTCTCGAAGCGTATGAAGAGCATGATGTCGCCAAGAAAGTGATGAATGACATTGAGGACTCTTCGGATAATGATGCAAGGGTAGCCAAAGTTAAGGTGCTAAGCGACGTTGTTGACCACCACGTCGAAGAGGAAGAGGGTGAACTGTTCAAGAAAGCAAGAAAGATTCTATCGACTGATGATGAGCGTGAGATAGCTAGGAAATTCATGGATGAAAAAATGGCAAAAATGTAG
- the thsB gene encoding thermosome subunit beta — MSTGGGNIPVLVLKEGTGRTTGREAQRNNIMAAKIVAEAVKTTLGPCGMDKMLVSSMGDVAITNDGATIMKELDVQHPAAKMLVEVAKAQDNEVGDGTTTAVVLSGELLAKAEALLDKNVHPTVIIEGFKKASEKAQEILEKIAIPVAITDDKTLRILATTSLSGKSNTVSSEHFVKLTVDAVKQVAEEVDGKYKADIDLIKVVKKHGKSLDETELVKGMVIDKEVASSGMPKLIDDAKIALLNAKLEIEKTEFDAKINIESPDQMKLFLDEEERMLKDMVNSITKAGANVIFCEKGIDDMALHFLGKAGVLAVKSVSSSDMEKLARATGGSIIASVKDLTADALGRAKRVEEVKIGDDKLIYIRDCKNPKAVTIVIRGASNHVIDEAERSLHDGLCVVRNAIEDGKIVAGAGAPEAELAKNLRAYAVKVGGREQLAVEAFAEAVEAIPLTLAENAGLDPIDVMVALRAEHEKADSKYFGIEVTTGKIKNMVDLQVLEPLRVKQQVIKSATEATNMILKIDDLISVKGGGKAPPMPPGGMGGGMGGMGGMGGMGGMPY, encoded by the coding sequence ATGTCTACAGGTGGAGGAAACATTCCCGTTCTAGTATTAAAAGAGGGCACAGGCAGAACAACTGGCCGAGAAGCCCAAAGAAACAACATTATGGCGGCAAAGATTGTTGCTGAAGCGGTGAAAACAACGCTTGGTCCATGCGGCATGGATAAGATGCTTGTCAGCAGCATGGGTGATGTTGCCATAACCAACGACGGTGCAACCATTATGAAGGAGCTTGATGTCCAGCATCCAGCGGCAAAGATGCTCGTGGAAGTTGCAAAAGCACAGGATAACGAGGTCGGTGATGGAACAACAACAGCGGTGGTTTTATCTGGGGAATTACTTGCCAAAGCTGAAGCTTTACTCGACAAAAATGTACATCCGACAGTAATAATTGAGGGTTTCAAGAAAGCAAGCGAAAAAGCTCAGGAAATCTTGGAAAAAATCGCCATCCCCGTAGCCATAACCGATGACAAGACCCTGCGGATTCTTGCAACAACATCCCTGTCAGGCAAGAGCAACACAGTGTCATCTGAACATTTTGTTAAATTAACTGTTGATGCTGTTAAGCAGGTTGCTGAAGAAGTTGACGGCAAATACAAAGCCGACATAGACTTAATTAAAGTTGTTAAGAAGCATGGCAAGAGCCTAGATGAAACAGAACTTGTTAAAGGCATGGTTATTGACAAGGAAGTCGCCAGCTCAGGCATGCCAAAACTCATTGATGACGCCAAAATCGCCCTGTTAAACGCAAAGTTAGAGATTGAGAAAACCGAGTTTGACGCCAAAATAAACATTGAAAGCCCTGACCAAATGAAACTTTTCCTCGATGAAGAGGAACGCATGTTAAAGGACATGGTTAACTCAATCACTAAAGCAGGCGCTAACGTTATCTTCTGCGAGAAAGGCATCGACGACATGGCATTGCACTTTTTAGGAAAAGCTGGCGTTTTAGCGGTTAAGAGTGTAAGCAGCAGCGATATGGAGAAACTCGCCAGAGCAACAGGCGGTAGCATCATCGCAAGCGTCAAAGACTTAACCGCAGACGCGCTTGGCAGAGCTAAAAGGGTTGAAGAAGTCAAAATCGGCGATGACAAACTAATCTACATACGCGACTGCAAGAACCCCAAGGCCGTAACCATCGTCATCCGCGGTGCATCCAACCACGTAATCGACGAAGCAGAGCGCTCACTACACGACGGTTTATGCGTAGTCCGAAACGCAATTGAAGACGGCAAAATCGTCGCTGGCGCAGGTGCACCAGAGGCAGAATTAGCTAAGAACTTGCGAGCTTACGCTGTTAAAGTCGGCGGACGCGAGCAACTTGCAGTTGAAGCTTTCGCAGAAGCAGTTGAAGCTATCCCGCTAACGCTGGCTGAGAACGCTGGTTTAGACCCCATAGACGTTATGGTAGCCCTAAGAGCAGAGCATGAGAAAGCAGACAGCAAATACTTCGGCATCGAAGTGACAACTGGCAAAATCAAAAACATGGTTGACCTGCAAGTTCTTGAGCCACTGCGAGTGAAGCAGCAAGTCATAAAGTCAGCCACCGAAGCCACAAACATGATACTGAAAATCGATGATTTAATCAGTGTCAAAGGCGGCGGCAAAGCACCCCCAATGCCTCCAGGCGGAATGGGTGGCGGCATGGGTGGAATGGGTGGCATGGGCGGTATGGGCGGAATGCCCTACTAA